A single genomic interval of Oreochromis aureus strain Israel breed Guangdong linkage group 12, ZZ_aureus, whole genome shotgun sequence harbors:
- the star gene encoding steroidogenic acute regulatory protein, mitochondrial, with protein MLPATFKLCAGISYRHMRNMTGLRKNAMVAIHHELNTLAGPGPSNWISQVRRRSSLLSSQIEEEGYNEEEMSYLKQGEDALQKAISILSEQDGWTTETVAANGDKVLSKVLPDVGKVFKLEVMLEQHPDDLYKELVGNMEQMGEWNPNVKEVKILQKIGQDTMITHEVSAETPGNVVGPRDFVSVRCAKRRGSTCFLAGMSTQHPKMPEQRGVVRAENGPTCIVMKPCAEDPNKTKFTWLLSIDLKGWIPKTIINKVLAQTQVDFASHLRQRMANNVSVEMSPAW; from the exons atgctgccCGCtacttttaaactgtgtgctGGCATCTCCTATCGGCACATGAGGAATATGACAG GTTTGAGGAAGAATGCCATGGTGGCCATTCATCATGAGCTGAACACGCTGGCAGGTCCAGGCCCCAGTAACTGGATCAGCCAAGTCCGCCGTCGAAGTTCTCTTCTCA GTTCTCAGATTGAAGAAGAGGGTTACAATGAGGAGGAGATGTCTTATTTGAAACAAGGTGAAGATGCACTGCAAAAGGCCATCAGCATCCTCAGTGAGCAGGACGGCTGGACCACTGAAACTGTTGCT GCGAATGGAGACAAGGTCCTGAGCAAAGTGCTACCTGATGTCGGGAAGGTGTTCAAGCTAGAAGTGATGCTGGAGCAACATCCTGATGATCTTTACAAAGAGCTAGTTGGAAATATGGAGCAAATGGGGGAGTGGAACCCAAATGTGAAAGAAGTCAAA ATTCTCCAAAAGATCGGCCAGGACACGATGATCACCCACGAGGTATCCGCAGAGACCCCCGGCAATGTGGTGGGACCCAGGGACTTTGTCAGTGTCCGATGTGCCAAGCGGCGAGGCTCCACCTGCTTCCTGGCAGGAATGTCCACTCAGCACCCAAAAATGCCTGAGCAGAGGGGTGTTGTCAG AGCGGAAAACGGGCCAACCTGCATAGTTATGAAGCCCTGCGCTGAAGACCCAAATAAGACCAAATTCACCTGGTTACTAAGTATAGATCTAAAG GGCTGGATCCCAAAGACAATCATAAACAAAGTGCTCGCTCAGACGCAGGTGGACTTTGCCAGCCACCTCAGGCAAAGGATGGCTAACAATGTTTCTGTGGAGATGTCTCCTGCCTGGTGA
- the grk5l gene encoding G protein-coupled receptor kinase 5 — MELENIVANTVLLKAREGGGGKRKGRSKKWKEILRFPHISQCTELGNSIEREYFSICEKQPIGRLLFRLFCETRPKLQRCIQLLDAMEDYEVTPDEKRKSRGCQIIKAFLSENSPQRVDIAEVFADQCRENLELSPCKEIFSNCRKAVHDYLSGAPFADYQNSMYFDRFLQWKMLERQPITKDTFRQYRVLGKGGFGEVCACQVRATGKMYACKKLEKKRIKKRKGESMALNEKQILEKVNSRFVVSLAYAYETKDALCLVLTIMNGGDLKFHIYNMGTPGFDKDRVQFYAAQICCGLEHLHRESIVYRDLKPENILLDDNGHIRISDLGLAIKVPDGELIRGRVGTVGYMAPEVINNEKYAMYPDWWGLGCLIYEMTAGRSPFRARKERVKREEVERRVQDEEEEYNDKFTEDAKAICRMLLTKDPKQRLGCKADGAAGVKAHSFFKNINFKRMEAGMVEPPFVPDPRAVYCKDVLDIEQFSTVKGVNLDQTDNDFYSKFATGSVSIPWQNEMIETECFRDLNVFGPHGTRSPDLDWNQPPEPPRRSLLDRIFRRHHPEVSISNSRVQSSSVNSVDSMSNSAP; from the exons atggaGCTGGAGAACATAGTAGCCAACACTGTACTGCTAAAAGCCAGAGAGG GTGGAGGAgggaaaaggaaaggaaggagCAAAAAATGGAAGGAGATCCTTCGTTTTCCCCATATAAGTCAGTGTACTGAACTGGGAAACAGCATCG AGAGGGAATATTTCAGCATCTGTGAGAAACAGCCTATCGGACGACTTCTCTTCCGTCTTTTCTGTGAGACCAGACCGAAACTGCAGCGATGCATCCAGCTGCTGGATGCGAtg GAAGACTATGAGGTAACACctgatgaaaaaagaaaaagcagagggTGCCAGATCATCAAGGCCTTTCTATCAGAAAAT TCACCTCAGCGTGTAGACATAGCAGAGGTTTTTGCAGACCAGTGCAGAGAGAACCTCGAGCTGAGTCCATGTAAGGAGATCTTCAGCAACTGCCGCAA GGCTGTCCATGACTACCTGAGTGGAGCTCCGTTTGCAGACTACCAGAACAGCATGTACTTTGACCGCTTTCTACAGTGGAAGATGCTGGAGAG GCAACCAATCACTAAGGACACGTTCAGACAGTACCGAGTGCTGGGAAAGGGGGGATTTGGAGAG GTATGTGCCTGCCAGGTTCGAGCAACGGGGAAGATGTACGCCTgcaagaagctggagaagaagAGGATAAAGAAGAGGAAAGGAGAGTCCATGGCTCTCAACGAGAAGCAGATTTTAGAGAAAGTCAACAGTAGATTTGTC GTGAGCTTAGCGTACGCGTACGAGACCAAAGACGCCCTGTGTCTGGTGCTGACCATCATGAACGGAGGCGACCTGAAGTTTCACATCTACAACATGGGCACGCCTGGCTTCGACAAAGACAGGGTCCAGTTTTACGCTGCTCAAATCTGCTGCGGTCTCGAACATTTGCACAGGGAATCGATCGTCTACAG GGATTTGAAACCTGAGAATATCCTATTAGATGACAATG GACACATTCGCATTTCTGACTTGGGGCTGGCTATCAAAGTGCCTGATGGAGAACTCATTAGAGGCAGAGTGGGGACAGTAGGCTACATGG CTCCGGAGGTGATAAATAACGAAAAGTACGCCATGTATCCTGACTGGTGGGGACTGGGCTGCCTCATTTACGAGATGACCGCCGGGCGATCACCCTTCCGCGCCCGCAAAGAGCGAGTGAAACGGGAGGAAGTGGAGAGGAGGGTGCAGGACGAAGAGGAGGAGTACAACGACAAGTTTACAGAGGATGCCAAGGCCATCTGTAGAATG CTGCTCACCAAAGACCCTAAGCAGAGGCTGGGGTGCAAGGCGGATGGAGCAGCAGGCGTCAAGGCCCACTCATTCTTCAAAAACATCAACTTCAAGAGGATGGAGGCTGGAATGGTGGAGCCTCCCTTTGTGCCTGAT CCTCGGGCAGTGTACTGTAAGGATGTTTTGGACATAGAGCAGTTCTCCACAGTCAAGGGAGTCAATTTGGACCAAACAGACAATGACTTCTACTCCAAATTCGCTACAGGCAGCGTTTCCATCCCGTGGCAGAATGAG ATGATAGAAACCGAGTGTTTCAGAGATTTGAATGTGTTTGGGCCACATGGGACGAGATCTCCAGATTTGGACTGGAACCAGCCGCCAGAGCCACCTCGACGCAGCCTGCTGGACAGGATCTTCAGGAGGCAT CACCCAGAGGTGTCCATTTCCAACAGCCGTGTGCAGTCTTCCAGCGTAAACTCTGTGGACTCCATGTCCAACTCTGCCCCCTAG